Below is a genomic region from Spiroplasma endosymbiont of Dioctria linearis.
ATCTGAATCTAAAAAGTATTCACCACTTTTTAAATTATTCTTGTTTCTAAAATTTTTAAAATTATTATAGTTTTTGTTTTTCTCATTATAAATATCTAGTAAATGAGTCCAAGCATAATCAATATGATCATAACTTTCAATATTTTTATAATCAATATCTCTTTCTCAATCTGAAAAAGCCATTCCTAAATAATCTTTATTTGGGTCAACTTTTTTTAATCATTCATTAGTTTTTATAACTTCACCAGAATTTATTTCATCTAAATAATAATATAATTTTATTTCATTAGCTCATTTTGGTTTTTTATTATCTACGTGCTTTTTAAATTCCTTAAATCATCAATTCATGAAACCTTGTCCTACACTATAATTTAAAGAACCATTAACATAAAAATATTTCTCTTCTTTTTCATTATAAATATTAAGAGTTTTATTATCTGTAGTTCAACCAGATTTTGTTGAGTTAACAAAACCATGTTTCATTCCAGCATCAGCTAAAAGATTTAAATATGTATCAAAAGTTGCTCAATCACTTTCATCAATATAAAGATCATCTTGAATATCCTCAATAGTAATAAATTCTTCTTTAGAACTAATTGTATCAAAATTTCCTTTATATCTTCACGGAGTGAAGTTTAAAGATTTTCTCCTTACTTTTCAAAGATTATGAAACTCTCTTTCATCATCTCAATTAGTATTTCAACTATCATCAATTCTTAATTGAAAAGAATCCATTCCAAGTTCTGCAAGTGATTCATACTCATTTTTTCAATATTTATTTCAATTAAAATCAAGATATTCATCAAAAGATAATTTATCTTGGATTCCTACTGGAACTCATTTGTTTTCATTCTCTTTAAAAACACTATTATAATAAGCAGAGGTTCATTCAGGAAAATAAAAAATATTATAATCTGCTTCCTTATAATCATCATAATTTATGTCAAATAAATTTAGAGTTATTTGATTATTAATAGAGAAATCTTTTTCAGTTTCTTTTTTACCAGTAATTTTGAAATTAAGTTTTTCAACTGCTTTATTTTTAATTTCATTTGATTTTACAGAAACATTTATTATATAAACTTTATTTTCATAAACATTATTTAAAGCTTTTCTATTATTAATTTTTTCAGGAACAAGTAACGCTTGTTGAATACCAAATGGATTTTTCATACCATTAGTTAATTTATAATCACTAGCATAAATAAATTCATTAAATCCAAATTCTACTTCAAAATCTTGTTCATTTATTTTTTCTTCTAATTCAACTTCTATTGAGTCAAATTTTTCATTAGCCACTACAACTATTTGTGCAGTATTAAAATCATTTTCTCAAATGTCTATTGAATGCTCATTATTTAAATAATTATATTTTTCTATATCTCCATAAAATTCAGCATTTTCCAATGAATTGCTTTCTTCGCTTGGGATATACAAAGCATAATTTTCATAAGCATCTGTAGAAAAAGCATGTAGCTTTTCTTTGCCCTTAAAATTTTCTTTCATTTCATTTGTTAACTTGAAATCCAAATAGACGCTTCTTTCTAAACTAGATTTATTTATAAATATTACTAGTGAAAAAATTATTAAAATGAATTGTAAACAAAGAGTTGAAATAAGTAGAATTTTTTTTGTCATAGTACCCCTTTATATTTTAATTCTCAACATTATGATAAATATCTTGAACATCTTCTAACTGATTTAATTTTTCAATTAATTTTTCAAAATTAATTTTTATTGCACCATCTGTTATTGTAATCATTTCATCTGCTAACATTGTAGTTTCTGCAATATTATAATTATTAATACCAGCAGAATCTAAAGTTTTTTTAACTTGATTAAATGAATTAAAAGGTGCATAAATTACTGTCATATTTTCTTCTTCTACAACATCATTTACTTCACAATCTGTTTCCATTAATAATTCTAATGTTTGTTCAACATTTTTCTGATCAAATGCAAAAATGCTTACCGCTTGAAATGAGTGAGATACAGCTCCACTGTTGGCAATCTTACCACCATTTTTATTAAACGCATCTCTTATTTCAGCAATAGCTCTATTAACATTATTTGTTAGTGAATCAACAATTATCATCGAGTTTCCTGGGCCATAACCCTCATATCTATTTGAAGTATAATTATCTGCATCTCCACCTTCAGCCTTTTTAATTGCTCTTTGAATTACATCAGCTGGAACTTGTTTTGACTTTGCTTTATCAATAGCGCTTCTAAGTGCTAAATTTGAATCTGGATCTTTGCTGCCAGCTTTTGCAGCCATATAAATTTCTTTTGAAGCTCTACCATAAATTGCTGATTTCATAGCAGCTGTTTTTTCCATACTTGCTTTTCTAACTTCATGTGCTCTTCCCATATTAAAACTCCTTTGCATTTGAAAACTTTACTATAAAATTTTACACTAAAATTTTTATTTATTTAGGAAAAGCGTTACATTTATTTTTTATAATTAGGTTTATATTAGAATCTTCTTAATTCAATTTAATTACATAATTTAAATTAATTAAAAAAAGTTACAGATATGTAACTTTTCTATTATAAATATTTAATTTTAATAATTATACTTTGTACTTATTTTGGAATAAAATATATCTCCAACTATACCATTATTATAAATAGGTTGTATTCCTAAATATATATAATTTTCTGAGTTTTCATTAAGTTCTCTAATATAGTGACTATTTAAATTATTTTGACCTTGATAATATCATTTTCTACCATCGATTGAGTAATAAATTTGAAAATAACTTGCACTTGAGTTATTTGTCTCTCAATTAAATCTAATATTTATATTATTATCATTTTTTTCTCTTTTAATAATATATTCACTATTTATTTTTGATACTATTGTTTCTTGATTGGAATCAATCTCATGCTTATTAATCTCAAATCCTCCAACAGAAAAAATAAAATTATTATTATTCTGTGGATTAATTTTTAATCCAAGTTTAGCAATTCTATTATCTTTATTTATTCCTTGAGCAGACGATAAATCAGCACTAATTTTATATCATCCATCCTTATTTTTCTCTTCAATGATTGTATCAATACTTTTAGGTCCTTCATTTAATTTTGAGTCCGTATATGTTATTTGAGTATTATTTAAAATATCTTCTAATTGTAAATTTGAAGACTTACCTATTTTATCTTCATCACTTGTCTTTATATAAAAACTTACCTTATAATTACTTTTACTCAAATTAGTTCCCATTAAATTTCAAAAATAATCATTTTTTGATCATATGCCAGGTATAACTCTTCCATCGTTATTAAAGTCATAACCCATTCCTATTGATATAGAGTTACCCTTCATATAAGGATTGTAATAATCATAATATGGTGCTAACTGACCATTTTTATTTATTTGACTTACAAATTTTTCTCCATCATTTGTTTTTATTGAGTTTGTATTTGGGTTTATTATTGAACTTCAAAAATCCCATTGGTAAGTAGGATTTGAATCTGCAATTCTGGAGTTAGTTCATGGATTAATTTTGTCATAAATAATCTCATTATTACTATCTCTATTTATAAAATATATTCCTGATCCTGTTGAAAAATAGGTTTTCATAGATGGATCATTTTCAATTTCTTCAGGTTGCTTATCAGAAAACTCACTATAGTTATTATCAATAATTCTATCCGCAACTATTGTTTTTTCTAAAAAACTATTACCTATTCCATAACTCTTATTGTACTTACCATTATTATTTAAAATAAAGTTATTTTTATAAGCTTCATTTCAATTTTTTTCCTCTGAATTAAAAAAATCATATTTAATTCTTGGATCAGACATATAAATAGCTTCGATATTTTGTTGT
It encodes:
- a CDS encoding YebC/PmpR family DNA-binding transcriptional regulator encodes the protein MGRAHEVRKASMEKTAAMKSAIYGRASKEIYMAAKAGSKDPDSNLALRSAIDKAKSKQVPADVIQRAIKKAEGGDADNYTSNRYEGYGPGNSMIIVDSLTNNVNRAIAEIRDAFNKNGGKIANSGAVSHSFQAVSIFAFDQKNVEQTLELLMETDCEVNDVVEEENMTVIYAPFNSFNQVKKTLDSAGINNYNIAETTMLADEMITITDGAIKINFEKLIEKLNQLEDVQDIYHNVEN